A window from Telopea speciosissima isolate NSW1024214 ecotype Mountain lineage chromosome 8, Tspe_v1, whole genome shotgun sequence encodes these proteins:
- the LOC122672413 gene encoding copper transporter 6-like, with protein MEMAGGAMMPGGMMPSPAMPASNGTAMQNMMMMHMTFFWGKNAQILFSGWPGSNTGMYVLALIVVFVLAVLVEWLSHCQLIKSTNHVVVGLLQTLMHTVRMGLAYLVMLALMSFNVGVFLVAIAGHALGFLLFGSMVFRADQMPMPINQKPSDLPPMKC; from the coding sequence ATGGAGATGGCAGGAGGTGCCATGATGCCCGGAGGAATGATGCCATCCCCGGCGATGCCGGCATCCAACGGTACCGCTATGCAGAATATGATGATGATGCATATGACCTTCTTCTGGGGTAAGAATGCACAGATTCTCTTCTCAGGCTGGCCAGGAAGCAATACAGGGATGTACGTACTGGCCTTAATCGTAGTGTTTGTGTTAGCAGTGCTGGTGGAGTGGCTTTCCCATTGCCAACTGATAAAATCGACCAACCATGTGGTGGTAGGGTTGCTGCAGACGCTTATGCATACCGTCCGTATGGGACTAGCTTACCTGGTGATGCTTGCTCTTATGTCATTCAATGTTGGTGTATTCCTCGTTGCCATTGCTGGCCATGCACTTGGCTTCTTGCTTTTTGGCAGCATGGTTTTTAGAGCTGACCAGATGCCCATGCCTATCAATCAGAAACCCTCTGATCTTCCTCCCATGAAGTGCTGA
- the LOC122672414 gene encoding copper transporter 6-like, producing MEMAGGAMMPGGMMPSPTMPASNGTAMQNMMMMHMTFFWGKNAQILFSGWPGSNTGMYVLALIVVFVLAVLVEWLSHCQLIKSTNHVVVRLLQTLMHTVRMGLAYLVMLALMSFNVGVFLVAIAGHALGFLLFGSMVFRADQMPMPINQKPSDLPPMKC from the coding sequence ATGGAGATGGCAGGAGGTGCCATGATGCCCGGAGGAATGATGCCATCCCCGACGATGCCGGCATCCAACGGTACCGCTATGCAGAATATGATGATGATGCATATGACCTTCTTCTGGGGTAAGAATGCACAGATTCTCTTCTCAGGCTGGCCAGGAAGCAATACAGGGATGTACGTGCTGGCTTTAATCGTAGTGTTTGTGTTAGCAGTGCTGGTGGAGTGGCTTTCCCATTGCCAACTGATAAAATCGACCAACCATGTGGTGGTAAGGTTGCTGCAGACGCTTATGCATACCGTCCGTATGGGACTAGCTTACCTGGTGATGCTTGCTCTTATGTCATTCAATGTTGGTGTATTCCTTGTTGCCATTGCTGGCCATGCACTTGGCTTCTTGCTTTTTGGCAGCATGGTTTTTAGAGCTGACCAGATGCCCATGCCTATCAATCAGAAACCCTCTGATCTTCCTCCCATGAAGTGCTGA